A stretch of Henckelia pumila isolate YLH828 chromosome 4, ASM3356847v2, whole genome shotgun sequence DNA encodes these proteins:
- the LOC140865143 gene encoding 9-cis-epoxycarotenoid dioxygenase NCED2, chloroplastic-like, translating into MAQTSSSTNSWATPHVSQRISTQSHVQFRFNSNSISMRKPTRRAQIHCALHATSLLPFPKTPELDLDADQSVPTPFPQQWNFLQKAAAKALDFVETELISRERQHPLPKTSDPRVQIAGNFAPVPEQPVRNDLHVTGTIPECVSGVYVRNGANPLHEPLSGHHLFDGDGMIHAVTIDGKDSIGYACRFTETRRLVQERELGRPVFPKAIGELHGHSGIARLLLFYARGLFGLLDHSHGIGVANAGLVYFNRRLLAMSEDDLPYQVRIHPTGDLETIGRYDFTEQLQNTMIAHPKVDPVSGELFALSYDVVQKPYLKYFKFSTDGKKSPDVEIPLHVPTMMHDFAITENFVVIPDQQVVFKLQEMINKGSPVVYDKNKKSRFGILSKTAQNARDIIWIECPDTFCFHLWNAWEEPEKDQVVVIGSCMTPPDSIFNECNENLTSVLSEIRLNIKTGESKRKPIIQSTEQINLEAGMVNGNLLGRKTRYAYLAIAEPWPKVSGFAKIDLSTGKTEKFIYGDQRYGGEPFFVPRNSSKESDDEDDGYILSFVHDENEWKSELQIINAATLKLEASIKLPSRVPYGFHGTFISSKDLENQA; encoded by the coding sequence ATGGCACAAACAAGCTCAAGTACAAATTCATGGGCTACACCCCATGTTTCCCAACGAATTTCAACCCAATCTCATGTTCAATTTCGCTTTAATTCCAACTCTATTTCAATGAGAAAGCCCACAAGAAGAGCTCAAATCCATTGTGCTCTGCACGCAACTTCTCTACTCCCTTTCCCCAAGACGCCAGAATTGGACCTGGATGCCGATCAATCGGTGCCCACACCATTTCCGCAGCAATGGAACTTTCTACAAAAAGCTGCAGCTAAAGCTCTGGACTTTGTGGAAACCGAGTTGATTTCACGAGAGCGCCAGCATCCACTGCCTAAAACGTCCGACCCACGAGTCCAAATCGCCGGGAACTTCGCCCCGGTGCCGGAACAACCAGTCCGGAATGACCTCCACGTCACCGGAACAATCCCAGAATGTGTTAGCGGCGTTTATGTAAGAAACGGTGCCAACCCTTTACACGAACCACTTTCCGGCCACCACTTGTTCGACGGGGACGGCATGATTCATGCCGTCACCATTGACGGAAAAGACTCCATTGGCTACGCTTGCCGGTTCACCGAGACTCGAAGGCTGGTCCAAGAACGTGAGTTGGGTCGGCCCGTTTTCCCGAAAGCCATTGGAGAGCTGCACGGGCATTCGGGTATCGCGCGGCTGTTGCTATTCTACGCCAGAGGCTTATTCGGGTTGCTGGATCATAGCCATGGAATTGGGGTGGCGAACGCGGGATTGGTTTATTTCAATCGGAGACTTCTAGCCATGTCAGAAGATGATCTTCCTTATCAAGTGAGGATCCATCCCACCGGCGATCTTGAAACAATCGGGCGTTACGATTTTACAGAGCAATTGCAGAACACGATGATAGCTCACCCCAAAGTTGATCCTGTTTCTGGGGAGCTTTTCGCTTTGAGCTACGACGTCGTCCAGAAGCCATATCTCAAATACTTCAAATTCTCAACTGATGGAAAGAAATCACCTGACGTAGAGATACCGCTACATGTCCCCACAATGATGCACGATTTCGCCATAACCGAAAACTTTGTCGTGATTCCCGACCAGCAAGTGGTGTTCAAACTTCAAGAAATGATCAACAAAGGCTCCCCAGTTGTATATGACAAGAACAAGAAATCCAGATTCGGAATCTTATCAAAAACTGCTCAAAATGCTCGTGACATTATATGGATAGAGTGCCCGGACACCTTTTGCTTTCACTTGTGGAATGCTTGGGAGGAGCCGGAGAAGGACCAAGTGGTGGTGATCGGCTCATGCATGACACCTCCCGACTCCATTTTCAACGAATGCAATGAAAATCTGACGAGCGTTTTATCCGAAATCCGGCTGAATATTAAAACCGGGGAATCAAAAAGGAAGCCCATAATCCAATCCACGGAACAAATAAATTTAGAGGCTGGAATGGTGAACGGGAACCTACTCGGCAGAAAAACAAGGTACGCTTATCTTGCCATTGCCGAGCCATGGCCCAAGGTCTCAGGGTTCGCAAAAATCGATCTTTCAACGGGGAAGACGGAGAAATTCATCTACGGAGACCAAAGATACGGCGGGGAGCCGTTTTTTGTGCCAAGAAATTCGAGTAAAgaaagtgatgatgaagatgacGGGTATATTCTTTCATTCGTGCATGATGAAAATGAGTGGAAATCAGAGCTACAGATCATAAACGCGGCGACACTAAAGCTGGAAGCTTCGATAAAGCTCCCGTCGAGAGTTCCATACGGATTTCACGGTACATTCATAAGCTCTAAGGACTTGGAAAATCAAGCGTAG
- the LOC140866225 gene encoding F-box/kelch-repeat protein At1g30090-like isoform X1: MHKLSHSQFTLSPNFRFPVMRSNVLDPDVEFELSNRGYSLIPGLPDDVALLCLLRVPVDNHVACKAACKRWYSLFGSKKHFFTWRKELGFNEPWLFVFAYNKCTGKIEWKVLDLTRFSWHTIPAMPCKDKVCPKGFRCVAIPHEGVLFVCGGMISDVDCPLNLVLKFEVYKNRWTVMKKMVTTRLFFASGVINGMIYIAGGNSSNLFGLGSAEVLDPKKGIWKPVASMRTNMDAYDAAVLNGKLLVTEGWFWPFSVVPRGQIYDPQTDIWEPMATGLLEGWTGSSVVIYGHLFVVTEHERTKVKVYDAECDSWDVVEGPPLPEQIAKPFCVNCWESKIYVIGENLHVAVGHISRLNSSATTDKKHEFAVQWQIVDAPGTLLDLRPSSAQLIFA, from the coding sequence ATGCACAAACTGTCCCATTCTCAATTTACCTTGTCCCCAAATTTTAGGTTTCCTGTGATGCGATCCAATGTGCTAGATCCTGATGTGGAATTTGAACTATCGAATAGGGGATATTCTCTGATTCCGGGACTCCCTGATGATGTCGCTCTTCTGTgtcttcttcgagttccagttgATAATCATGTAGCCTGCAAGGCTGCTTGCAAAAGATGGTATTCATTATTTGGCAGCAAGAAGCATTTCTTTACTTGGAGAAAAGAGCTTGGGTTTAATGAGCCATGGCTTTTTGTATTTGCGTATAATAAATGTACTGGAAAAATCGAGTGGAAGGTTCTTGACCTTACCCGCTTCTCATGGCATACAATCCCTGCCATGCCTTGTAAGGACAAGGTCTGTCCAAAAGGTTTTAGGTGTGTTGCCATCCCACACGAGGGTGTTCTCTTTGTTTGTGGTGGTATGATCTCAGACGTGGATTGCCCGCTTAATCTAGTTCTAAAATTTGAAGTGTATAAGAATCGATGGACTGTGATGAAAAAGATGGTCACCACAAGGTTATTTTTTGCTAGTGGGGTGATCAATGGGATGATATATATCGCTGGAGGAAACAGCTCAAACTTGTTTGGTCTTGGATCAGCTGAAGTCTTGGATCCAAAAAAAGGGATATGGAAGCCAGTTGCTAGCATGAGAACAAACATGGATGCATATGATGCCGCGGTTCTTAATGGAAAGCTTCTCGTGACCGAAGGTTGGTTTTGGCCTTTTTCTGTGGTACCTCGAGGTCAGATTTATGACCCACAAACAGATATATGGGAGCCTATGGCCACTGGACTTCTAGAAGGTTGGACAGGCTCAAGTGTGGTGATATACGGGCACTTGTTTGTCGTAACAGAGCATGAAAGAACAAAAGTAAAGGTTTACGATGCAGAGTGTGATTCTTGGGATGTAGTAGAAGGACCCCCTTTGCCGGAGCAAATTGCCAAGCCTTTCTGTGTCAACTGTTGGGAAAGCAAGATCTATGTGATTGGTGAGAATCTTCACGTTGCTGTGGGCCATATATCGAGGCTGAACTCAAGCGCCACAACTGATAAGAAACACGAATTTGCAGTTCAATGGCAAATCGTGGATGCACCTGGAACCCTTTTGGATCTAAGACCATCAAGTGCACAGCTTATATTTGCCTAA
- the LOC140866225 gene encoding F-box/kelch-repeat protein At1g30090-like isoform X2, producing MRSNVLDPDVEFELSNRGYSLIPGLPDDVALLCLLRVPVDNHVACKAACKRWYSLFGSKKHFFTWRKELGFNEPWLFVFAYNKCTGKIEWKVLDLTRFSWHTIPAMPCKDKVCPKGFRCVAIPHEGVLFVCGGMISDVDCPLNLVLKFEVYKNRWTVMKKMVTTRLFFASGVINGMIYIAGGNSSNLFGLGSAEVLDPKKGIWKPVASMRTNMDAYDAAVLNGKLLVTEGWFWPFSVVPRGQIYDPQTDIWEPMATGLLEGWTGSSVVIYGHLFVVTEHERTKVKVYDAECDSWDVVEGPPLPEQIAKPFCVNCWESKIYVIGENLHVAVGHISRLNSSATTDKKHEFAVQWQIVDAPGTLLDLRPSSAQLIFA from the coding sequence ATGCGATCCAATGTGCTAGATCCTGATGTGGAATTTGAACTATCGAATAGGGGATATTCTCTGATTCCGGGACTCCCTGATGATGTCGCTCTTCTGTgtcttcttcgagttccagttgATAATCATGTAGCCTGCAAGGCTGCTTGCAAAAGATGGTATTCATTATTTGGCAGCAAGAAGCATTTCTTTACTTGGAGAAAAGAGCTTGGGTTTAATGAGCCATGGCTTTTTGTATTTGCGTATAATAAATGTACTGGAAAAATCGAGTGGAAGGTTCTTGACCTTACCCGCTTCTCATGGCATACAATCCCTGCCATGCCTTGTAAGGACAAGGTCTGTCCAAAAGGTTTTAGGTGTGTTGCCATCCCACACGAGGGTGTTCTCTTTGTTTGTGGTGGTATGATCTCAGACGTGGATTGCCCGCTTAATCTAGTTCTAAAATTTGAAGTGTATAAGAATCGATGGACTGTGATGAAAAAGATGGTCACCACAAGGTTATTTTTTGCTAGTGGGGTGATCAATGGGATGATATATATCGCTGGAGGAAACAGCTCAAACTTGTTTGGTCTTGGATCAGCTGAAGTCTTGGATCCAAAAAAAGGGATATGGAAGCCAGTTGCTAGCATGAGAACAAACATGGATGCATATGATGCCGCGGTTCTTAATGGAAAGCTTCTCGTGACCGAAGGTTGGTTTTGGCCTTTTTCTGTGGTACCTCGAGGTCAGATTTATGACCCACAAACAGATATATGGGAGCCTATGGCCACTGGACTTCTAGAAGGTTGGACAGGCTCAAGTGTGGTGATATACGGGCACTTGTTTGTCGTAACAGAGCATGAAAGAACAAAAGTAAAGGTTTACGATGCAGAGTGTGATTCTTGGGATGTAGTAGAAGGACCCCCTTTGCCGGAGCAAATTGCCAAGCCTTTCTGTGTCAACTGTTGGGAAAGCAAGATCTATGTGATTGGTGAGAATCTTCACGTTGCTGTGGGCCATATATCGAGGCTGAACTCAAGCGCCACAACTGATAAGAAACACGAATTTGCAGTTCAATGGCAAATCGTGGATGCACCTGGAACCCTTTTGGATCTAAGACCATCAAGTGCACAGCTTATATTTGCCTAA